The following coding sequences lie in one Primulina huaijiensis isolate GDHJ02 chromosome 2, ASM1229523v2, whole genome shotgun sequence genomic window:
- the LOC140961027 gene encoding putative homeobox-leucine zipper protein ATHB-51, protein MDWNGNFRVPFVPRVPDPSSFSFLYSYNCDHYPAGLEMKQQSMQATQHAMLPELIDSKSNVNSNYGQDPKKRRLSTDQLDSLENSFQEEIKLDPDRKMKLAKELGLQPRQIAVWFQNRRARWKGKQLERLYDSLKQEFDNLTGEKQKLQQEVFSLRAMLKDQVAKKQVSTAYTEISGDETVESTSIPSSEKSRGNINQIPECSYALNVDDYNPVMMSAAYWADMPSCS, encoded by the exons ATGGATTGGAACGGAAATTTTCGGGTGCCTTTCGTTCCTCGAGTTCCCGATCCGAGCTCTTTCAGCTTCCTCTACAGCTACAACTGCGATCATTATCCTGCAG GTCTAGAAATGAAGCAGCAGTCGATGCAGGCAACGCAACATGCGATGCTTCCGGAATTGATAGACAGTAAGAGCAACGTCAACAGTAACTACGGGCAAGATCCGAAGAAGAGAAGATTGAGCACGGACCAGTTGGATTCGCTTGAGAATAGTTTCCAGGAAGAGATTAAGTTGGACCCTGACAGGAAAATGAAGCTGGCTAAGGAACTGGGGCTGCAACCTCGACAAATTGCTGTGTGGTTCCAGAACAGAAGGGCTCGCTGGAAGGGCAAGCAGCTCGAGCGACTGTACGATTCGCTTAAACAAGAATTCGATAATCTTACCGGGGAGAAACAAAAGCTTCAACAAGAG GTCTTCTCCCTGAGGGCAATGCTAAAGGATCAAGTGGCTAAGAAGCAAGTCTCCACAGCCTACACAGAAATTTCCGGGGACGAAACTGTCGAGAGCACATCGATTCCCAGTTCCGAAAAGTCCCGTGGTAACATTAACCAAATCCCAGAATGCAGCTATGCTTTAAATGTGGATGACTATAATCCAGTTATGATGAGTGCTGCATACTGGGCCGATATGCCTTCATGTTCTTGA